gttggatagaggagactctccagatcacgaatatataccaTTATTGCCGCCAGAattatagttttggagatatttgcattttaagttgaaaatttcacaaattttattttaaaatttctctatttatggttaacttttttttatattatgcacttattatacactaacacttcactacaatgtttctatatattttttttatattaattatttaaatatttgctttaaataagcatataatttttacaaaattttcgttaaatgcacaataacaaaatatatcaaattttaaaaatcttcactgttattataattatccttaataaaaattgaagtttaaagagagagagatacaccctttaacattacttttttttgtttagatttccTATTTgaactggcggccttcggccgcgctccAAAAAagtaaccctggtcggtccaacaccggggtgttcataattcaatcgcgtcaaacttctttctacaccaaaaaaaagtattgttaaagaAAGTATATCACTctttttaaacttcattttctataacagaatataacggatattgttacaactaaacaaggtaccgtttattttgattgttttcattcatttggatatggcaacacttattatctgtcaacatgaacccatttgttattgtgcatataacgaaaattgttttaaaataaaatgcttatataaagcaaatatttaaataactaatataaaattaatgtgtaGAAATATTGTAGTGTATaacaagtgcataatataaaagaaaagttaaccataaatcgagaaattttaaaataaaatttgtgaaactttCAACTTTAAATGCGGCAATAAtggtatatattcgtgatctggagagtcTCCTCTATTCAATACCATACctctcttaaccctgaaatcgtgggatggtatactaaagccaaCCCAAATGTATAGTTCAGGTCCCCCAACTAACTAggcctcaaaaataatttttttttaaatcgggtTATTTTGActcgaatattacaaatccgtgagcgaaatgtgatttttttcaacatttctatttttttttcaaaaaaaaccaaaaaaaatgttttttaaattttttaatacatatgcattaaaaataaaaaattgtgatacattaaaattaattctttttttttccgCTGCTGAATGGAATTCGGTGCGAAAGgactatgaacaccccggtgttagACCAACCAggttttttttgaagcgcgaccGAAGGCCACTAcggcggaaaggagttcgacggtCTCCaatattcgtccataccatcagatcacggcgcaaaagaaattgttaCTGTTCcctttcttcagtatttttttcacaagaaaatgtttaactcgcGGAATTGATAATTAAAGCTAAGTCATCAGAATTCTGCAGagttttgccgctacaacatttaagtgagttgaaaaatatgttcaaagtgtgttaaatatatttgtaaatacatgcataaattattgaaaaaattcactttccgctcacggatttgtaatattcgcgtcaaaataagacgattaaaaaaaaaatttcatttttgaggcctccttagttgggggacctaaactatacatttgccTTTAAATGTATAGCCATTATTGTTACCTTAATCTTTTGTAAATGTGGCAACATCATCCACTACCGACAGGCTAGAACTATGTTGTACTATGTTACCGACCGTCAAAACGCACAACACTACCGACCGGCAACCctttactacatttttatattttccaccaTAAGCAACCCCATTCTCCTTCATCCTGCAATTCTTCCCTTTTCTCACGGACACCGAGCTGATCAGACGTTCTAGCAGCAGCAGCCATTAGCatcaaacattaatttaaagagtatacaagtatagcttattgtaactttgaaataatttaataaaacttcttTTTATAAGCGCAACcattcaatataatataatatataagacattattagtTTTTCGCGTCGAAGTCATATTTGAGTTGGCGATGTTGTTGATGGGTGGTGAGCTATAGTTTAGTTGTAGTCGTGGTCATCTAACTGGAGGCCCAGTTGTATCGGGGGGACTTATTTCATGCAGGACATATAttgggtatgtcggggtctactctggataagtaggagtttaagctgctacagtatccagaacgaagttgcgcaattATCACTCTAGATTGACaaagcaactcgagctctacgtctttAATGGGTAGTGGTTTGACTTCTAGTaagccattcactgagagggagtcgatgaaggtgttgaTAGCCCCACTGGCGGTCCGTGCTTGTCtatagttcgttgcgtccgaagtctggttgGCGTACTGTCTTATGTCaacgacgtaatcaaggaaggacatcttgatgttcctaggaggcggttccgcttcaagcagacgcctgcaggggtggtttctacgaaaacaatgTCTATCTATCACTATGCAGGTGTTCGATTgtggacatcaagaggcatcccgtgatagtccggagtgcagtgttttgacaagtctgaagcttcttcgtctacGTTGacctacatccaggcgaccatattgaagCAGCATAGTTTAACActggccggccgattgccttgtaagttgCCAGTAACGTTTCGTTggcttttccccaagagctgccggcaagcgatttgacgatttttttgcggatctgtactttggcagttatcgcggtagtgtgaggagtgaaggagcacaggctgAGAAGAAGCAAGAAAGTTCGGAGtgatagccgtttactttcgagcacatgccatcgcttacattgcccgacgtcaatataggaggagtttcgaaatacagaaattaaacagtagcgggtaGAGGACACCGCCCCGCGGAatccctgtttaattcttctaagtttggagttttcaCCTCGAAACAGTACAGATGaatgtcgaccgctcaggtggttcttagtccaccgcttcagctcTGAAGGGAGCGTGGATTGTTCTATACCCTCAAGTAGCGTTATGTGGTTGATTGTGTCAaaacttttgacaagtccaacgctacgaggatcgtcctctttgcggaatgtcgggagtagctaggtctcaagtgtcttcactactggtgGGAGGggagttatcggacgataatACTCTCCTTCGGACGATAATactcccaggtttcagtagtgggtccACTCTTCAGACTTTCCACActtcgggtatttgaagagtgatcTTCGACAAGTTAAGAACCTTGGTGAgatagcttactcccgtcgagccgaGGTTTTTTAGCATAAGCATTCTTAtttcgtcagggccaatgggtttggacgatttggctttgttgatggcactctgcacctccccatcggtgaaagttaGTGGTATGcgttcttttggcattttgcacaGCCGTCGattaacacatcgtttggtcttgtcagccgaagggtgcagtataaattGTGGGCTAAAATACCCtccgcacttcttcgggtccgaggaggcatggccatcgaattgaatttcaactcggtcatgtctcctcggattagacaaggccttgacagtagtccaaagcttacgcACACCGGTGGAAAGGTTGCCGGACTTCagatgctctatccattttttccgcttatgttgatttatcatttgccgaatctccaaattgagatcccttatccAGGGACTACAGGGATCAGCAACCAGCTCCATCCCCCAATGATCGTTTGATATGATCGTATATATAGACGACATTGCACAGTGTTGTGCAGTCTGAAGGTTAGACCTCCTCCAgaattatagttttcgagatatttgcattttaagttgaaaatttcacaaattttattttaaaatttctctatttatggttaacttttttttatattatgcacttattatacactaacacttcactacaatgtttctatatattttttttatattaattatttaaatatttgctttaaataagcatattatttttacaaaattttcgttaaatgcacaataacaaaatatatcaaattttaaaaatcttcactgttattataattatccttaataaaaattgaagtttaaagagagagagatacaccctttaacattacttttttttgtttagatttcctatttgcactggcggccttcggccgcgcttcaaaaaaataaccctggtcggtccaacaccagggtgttcataattcaatcgcgtcaaacttctttccacaccaaaaaaaagtattgttaaagaAAGTATATCACTctttttaaacttcattttctataacagaatataacggatattgttacaactaaacaaggtaccgtttctttttttgtctgttttgtcattattttcatattcaaattgaattgctaaatattgtgcatataatttttattattttttagttttttatttattttgattgctttcattcatttggatatggcaacacttattatctgtcaacatgaacccatttgttattgtgcatataacgaaaattgttttaaaataaaatgcttatttaaagcaaatatttaaataactaatataaaattaatgtgtaGAAATATTGTAGTGTATaacaagtgcataatataaaagaaaatttaaccataaatcgagaaattttaaaataaaatttgtgaaactttcaacttaaaatgcaaatatctcgaaaactataatcCGTGAGCGAAATGtgatttttttcaacatttctattttttttttttaaaaaaaccataaaaaatgtttttaaattttttaatacatatgcattaaaaataaaaaattgtgatacattaaaattaattcttttttttccgCTGCTGAATGGAATTCGGTGCGAAAGgactatgaacaccccggtgttagACCAACCaggattttttttgaagcgcgaccGAAGGCCACTACGGCGGAgaggagttcgacgatctccaatattcgtccataccatcagatcacggcgcaaaagaaattgtgactgttccctttcttcagtatttttttcacaagaaaatgtttaactcgcGGAATTGATAATTAAAGCTAAGTCATCAGAATTCTGCATagttttgccgctacaacatttaagtgagttgaaaaatatgttcaaagtgtgttaaatatatttgtaaatacatgcataaattattgaaaaaattcactttccgctcacggatttgtaatattcgcgtcaaaataagacgattaaaaaaaaaatttcatttttgaggcctccttagttgggggacctaaactatacatttgccTATAAATGTATAGCCATTATTGTTAGCTTAACCTTTTGTAAATGTGGCAACATCATCCACTACCGACAGGCTAGAACTATGTTGTACTATGTTACCGACCGTCAAAACGCACAACACTACCGACCGGCAACCctttactacatttttatattttccaccaTAAGCAACCCCATTCTCCTTCATCCTGCAATTCTTCCCTTTTCTCACGGACATCGAGCTGATCAGACGTGCTAGCAGCAGCAGCCATTAGCatcaaacattaatttaaagagtatacaagtatagcttattgtaactttgaaataatttaataaaacttcttTTTATAAGCGCAACcattcaatataatataatatataagacattattagtTTTTCGCGTAGAAGTCCTATTTGAGTTGGCGATGTTGTTGATGGGTGGTGAGCTATAGTTTAGTTGTAGTCGTGGTCATCTAACTGGAGGCCCAGTTGTATCGGGGGGACTTATTTCATGCAGGACATATAttgggtatgtcggggtctactctggataagtaggagtttaagctgctacagtatccagaacgaagttgcgcaattATCACTCTAGATTGACaaagcaactcgagctctacgtctttaatgggtagtggtttgactcctagtaagccattcactgagagggagtcgatgaaggtgttgaTAGCCCCACTGGCGGTCCGTGCTTGTCtatagttcgttgcgtccgaagtctggttgGCGTACTGTCTTATGTCaacgacgtaatcaaggaaggacatcttgatgttcctaggaggcggttccgcttcaagcagacgcctgcaggggtggtttctacgaaaacaatgTCTATCTATCACTATGCAGGTGTTCGATTgtggacatcaagaggcatcccgtgatagtccggagtgcagtgttttgacaagtctgaagcttcttcgtctacGTTGacctacatccaggcgaccatattgaagCAGCATAGTTTAACActggccggccgattgccttatAAGTTGCCAGTAACGTTTCGTTggcttttccccaagagctgccggcaagcgatttgacgattttttttgcggatctgtactttggcagttatcggggtagtgtgaggagtgaaggagcacaggctgAGAAGAAGCAAGAAAGTTCGGAGtgatagccgtttactttcgagcacatgccatcgcttacattgcccgacgtcaatataggaggagtttcgaaatacagaaattaaacagtagcgggtaGAGGACACCGCCCCGCGGAatccctgtttaattcttctaagtttggagttttcacctcgaaacagtacggatgaatgtcgaccgctcaggtggttcttagtccaccgcttcagctcTGAAGGGAGCGTGGATTATTCTATACCCTCAAGTAGCGTTATGTGGTTGATTGTGTCAaaacttttgacaagtccaacgctacgaggatcgtcctctttgcggaatgtcgggagtagctaggtctcaagtgtcttcactactggtgGGAGGGGAGTTATCGGACTATAATACTCTCCTTTGTGGGcaggtttcccaggtttcagtagtgggtccactcttccgactttccacacttcgggtatttgaagagtgatcATCGACAAGTTAAGAACCTTGGTGAgatagcttactcccgtcgagccgaGGTTTTTTAGCATAAGCATTCTTAtttcgtcagggccaatgggtttggacgatttggctttgttgatggcactctgcacctccccatcggtgaaagttaGTGGTATGcgttcttttggcattttgcgcagccgtcgatTAACACATCGTGTGGTCTTGTCAgccgaagggtgcagtataaattGTGGGCTAAAATACCCtccgcacttcttcgggtccgaggaggcatggccatcgaattgaatttcaactcggtcatgtctcctcggattagacaaggccttgacagtagtccaaagcttaagCACACTGGTGGAAAGGTTGCCGGACTTCAGATGCTTTATCCATTTTTTCCGCTTATGTTGATTTatcatttgccgaatctccaaattgagatccctt
The sequence above is drawn from the Bactrocera oleae isolate idBacOlea1 chromosome 5, idBacOlea1, whole genome shotgun sequence genome and encodes:
- the LOC138857354 gene encoding uncharacterized protein — its product is MELVADPCNPWIRDLNLEIRQMINQHKRKKWIKHLKSGNLSTSVLKLWTTVKALSNPRRHDRVEIQFDGHASSDPKKCGGYFSPQFILHPSADKTTRCVNRRLRKMPKERIPLTFTDGEVQSAINKAKSSKPIGPDEIRMLMLKNLGSTGVSYLTKVLNLSMITLQIPEVWKVGRVDPLLKPGKPAHKGEYYSPITPLPPVVKTLET